A window of Leptospira hartskeerlii contains these coding sequences:
- a CDS encoding LptA/OstA family protein, whose protein sequence is MKRILTLLYLLLFLPAHLGSHSRPPLLFSAETLDPKSFQGIGEADPKRKESFPTFWGANALTQEDREIQGLKVTIFSLEGGAWIQHKKVKLGANRIEVFGKEAYKAFLKNGVHIEDQENGTVMRAGVGEYDKYSEMVYIKERPRLSFRDKTGKTTVISAKQIDRELSTKITKLHGGVIVNHPEVTIFCAEAVFKESEHLITTDPNPILISKNRYLSGKKLSFYTNESRILLEENTVLFQSSEETKKDPEGNEKKQTVLTILKGDKIESRPNEENDRTVMISGNATVLRKDIKITSDNIESVGKDSRIIKARKNIKVHDRENNLLLSGNVFDYFRNENYLHLTDEGKMEFLDKNSDQVTSTITAQEFERFLDQKETVIRGNIWIKSKSTEAQGEYATYFENDESVILEGNPRINRSGKILRAGKIVFYPREGRSILTEGVHLGN, encoded by the coding sequence ATGAAACGTATCCTAACCTTATTGTATTTATTATTATTTCTCCCTGCGCATTTGGGATCTCATTCCAGGCCTCCACTTTTATTCTCCGCAGAAACGTTAGATCCCAAAAGTTTCCAAGGGATCGGAGAAGCAGATCCAAAACGTAAGGAAAGTTTTCCTACATTTTGGGGAGCAAATGCACTTACCCAAGAAGATAGAGAGATCCAAGGTCTAAAAGTTACTATCTTCAGTTTAGAAGGTGGGGCCTGGATCCAACATAAAAAAGTTAAGCTGGGCGCAAACCGTATAGAAGTTTTTGGAAAAGAAGCATATAAGGCTTTTTTAAAGAACGGAGTACATATTGAAGACCAGGAAAACGGAACTGTCATGAGGGCAGGAGTAGGAGAATATGATAAGTATTCCGAAATGGTTTATATCAAAGAAAGGCCCAGGCTCAGCTTCCGGGACAAAACTGGCAAAACCACGGTCATTTCCGCAAAACAGATCGATAGAGAATTAAGCACTAAGATCACTAAGCTTCACGGTGGAGTGATCGTTAACCATCCTGAAGTTACAATCTTCTGTGCAGAAGCAGTATTTAAAGAATCAGAACATCTCATAACCACGGATCCAAATCCAATTCTTATTTCTAAGAACAGATATTTGAGCGGGAAAAAGTTATCCTTCTACACAAATGAAAGCAGGATCCTTTTGGAAGAAAATACAGTATTATTCCAATCTTCGGAAGAGACTAAAAAAGATCCGGAAGGAAATGAGAAAAAACAAACTGTTCTCACCATCCTAAAAGGAGATAAGATAGAAAGCCGCCCCAACGAAGAGAACGATCGTACAGTTATGATAAGCGGCAATGCAACAGTTCTAAGAAAAGATATAAAGATCACTTCGGATAATATTGAGTCAGTGGGAAAGGATTCACGTATTATCAAGGCAAGAAAGAATATCAAGGTTCACGATAGAGAGAATAATCTTCTTCTTTCGGGTAACGTATTCGATTATTTTAGGAATGAGAACTATCTTCACCTGACTGACGAAGGCAAAATGGAATTTTTGGATAAAAATTCAGATCAGGTAACAAGCACAATAACCGCTCAAGAATTCGAACGTTTCTTAGACCAAAAAGAAACAGTGATCCGAGGAAATATCTGGATCAAATCCAAGTCCACAGAGGCACAAGGCGAGTATGCCACTTATTTTGAAAACGACGAATCCGTAATTTTAGAAGGAAATCCTAGAATTAATCGAAGTGGTAAGATCCTAAGAGCGGGAAAAATCGTCTTTTATCCAAGAGAAGGAAGATCAATTCTGACAGAAGGAGTCCATTTAGGAAATTAG
- the lptC gene encoding LPS export ABC transporter periplasmic protein LptC, with product MYSRILTLLKIDPETAKKYGPGLGVGLGILFLVLFFYSGGKSDAKYTRVEEEKEKGSTVSFKNFAKDQYDENGTILWKLKAEEAYLYADEKRYVLYGINFDQYENGKFKSRLTGEKGEINQVKKLMKLTGNILLKTEEHRTLRAKSLDYNDETKELSSNEEVVIDANGTHIRGVGLRADKDLNKFTILKPSAITQGGSNPLSSSPKEK from the coding sequence TTGTATTCCCGCATACTCACTCTACTCAAAATAGACCCGGAAACCGCCAAAAAATATGGTCCGGGGCTAGGAGTAGGACTTGGAATTTTATTCTTAGTTCTTTTCTTCTATTCCGGTGGAAAATCGGACGCTAAATACACTCGTGTAGAGGAAGAAAAAGAGAAAGGTTCCACTGTTTCTTTTAAAAATTTTGCAAAAGACCAATACGATGAGAATGGAACTATATTATGGAAACTGAAAGCGGAAGAAGCTTATCTATACGCTGACGAAAAAAGATACGTTCTGTATGGGATCAATTTCGACCAATATGAGAATGGAAAGTTCAAGTCCAGACTCACCGGAGAAAAGGGAGAGATTAATCAGGTCAAAAAGCTAATGAAACTTACAGGAAATATTCTTCTTAAAACGGAAGAACATAGGACTCTGAGAGCAAAATCATTAGATTATAACGACGAGACCAAAGAACTAAGCTCCAATGAAGAAGTTGTGATAGATGCAAACGGAACTCATATCCGAGGAGTTGGCCTAAGAGCAGACAAGGATCTGAACAAGTTTACGATCCTAAAACCGAGTGCGATTACCCAAGGCGGTTCCAATCCACTCTCTTCTTCCCCTAAAGAAAAATGA
- the kdsA gene encoding 3-deoxy-8-phosphooctulonate synthase, with translation MSDKTAQERDFLSGKKIGGKNPFFLIAGPCVMENRDLLEKVCAEMLEITTELGIPYVFKSSFDKANRSSVSSYRGPGLTEGIKHLEHIKKKFNVPVLTDIHETTQVGPLKDVIDMYQIPAFLSRQTDLIAESAKTGKWVNVKKGQFLAPSDCRHIKTKIQESGSEKYMVTERGTTFGYGNLVFDGRTVPILHSYDIPVVFDATHSAQLPGAAGNITGGQREYIPSMTRSAVALGIEGIFMEVHPDPAKALSDATTQYPLSEIKSLLKELVGLDRYVKQEILNR, from the coding sequence ATGAGCGATAAAACTGCCCAAGAAAGGGATTTTTTAAGCGGTAAAAAGATTGGAGGAAAGAATCCATTCTTCCTGATCGCGGGTCCTTGTGTGATGGAAAACAGAGACTTACTCGAAAAAGTCTGCGCTGAGATGTTGGAGATCACCACAGAATTAGGTATCCCTTATGTTTTTAAAAGTAGTTTCGACAAAGCAAATCGTTCTTCCGTTTCTTCTTATAGAGGCCCTGGACTTACTGAAGGAATTAAACACTTAGAACATATTAAGAAAAAATTTAATGTTCCGGTTCTAACAGATATCCATGAAACAACCCAAGTTGGTCCCCTTAAAGATGTGATCGATATGTATCAGATCCCTGCATTCTTAAGCAGACAAACAGACCTAATCGCAGAATCCGCTAAAACAGGAAAATGGGTGAATGTTAAAAAAGGACAATTCTTGGCTCCTTCCGACTGCAGACATATCAAAACAAAAATCCAAGAATCAGGTTCCGAAAAGTATATGGTCACCGAAAGAGGGACAACATTCGGCTATGGGAACCTAGTGTTTGACGGTAGAACAGTTCCTATATTACATAGTTATGATATTCCAGTTGTATTCGATGCTACTCACTCCGCACAATTGCCGGGCGCAGCAGGAAATATTACCGGAGGTCAGAGAGAATATATTCCGAGTATGACAAGAAGTGCAGTGGCACTCGGAATAGAAGGAATTTTTATGGAAGTACATCCTGATCCTGCAAAGGCACTTTCGGACGCTACTACTCAGTATCCACTTTCTGAAATTAAATCCTTATTAAAGGAATTGGTTGGTTTAGACCGTTACGTAAAACAGGAAATCCTAAACCGCTAA
- a CDS encoding CTP synthase: MSKTKFIFVTGGVCSSLGKGVSAAALGCLLESRGYTVSLQKMDPYINIDPGTMSPYQHGEVYVTEDGAETDLDLGYYERFTKSKFTRKNSVSTGQIYNTVIQRERKGDYLGRTVQVVPHITNEIRNRIYTLARENATDFVIVEIGGTVGDIESIPFLEAIRQMRYEHGPTQVLFIHVTLVPTITVAGEAKTKPTQHSVKELLALGIQPDILICRVNQPMPKEMKGKISSFCNVKEENVISASDISTSIYEIPKMYKEEKLDQVVLKTLGLELGKSNFTEWEKIIKSLHSAKQTVQIAVVGKYISLHDAYRSVYESLSHGGIANEANVEFIKVDPEKLDKTNVKDVLRSAHGVLVPGGFGDRGIEGKIAAIQYARTKGIPFFGICLGMQCAVIEYARNVLGLKDANSTEFRPDSPDPVISLIEEQMDIDQMGGTMRLGSYPCKIKKNTLAFNEYKQELIYERHRHRFEFTNKYKQRFEEKGMILSGISPDENLIEIVEIPYHPWFIGVQFHPEFTGKPTKPHPLFAGFIRAAVKFARKA, encoded by the coding sequence TTGTCCAAAACTAAATTTATTTTCGTGACCGGAGGTGTTTGTTCCTCCCTTGGAAAGGGTGTATCCGCTGCAGCCCTTGGATGCCTTTTGGAAAGTAGGGGTTATACCGTTTCCCTGCAAAAAATGGATCCTTATATCAATATTGATCCTGGAACCATGAGTCCGTACCAGCACGGTGAAGTGTATGTGACCGAAGATGGCGCAGAAACTGATTTGGACTTAGGTTATTACGAAAGATTTACCAAATCTAAATTCACTCGTAAGAATTCTGTGTCTACGGGACAAATTTATAATACTGTAATCCAAAGAGAAAGAAAAGGGGATTACCTGGGACGAACAGTCCAAGTGGTTCCTCATATCACTAATGAGATCCGAAACAGGATCTATACTCTTGCGAGAGAAAATGCAACTGACTTTGTGATCGTAGAGATTGGTGGAACGGTGGGAGACATCGAGTCCATTCCATTCTTAGAAGCAATCCGTCAGATGAGATACGAACACGGACCTACTCAAGTTTTATTTATCCATGTTACTTTAGTTCCTACCATTACAGTAGCAGGTGAAGCAAAAACAAAACCTACCCAACACTCAGTTAAAGAACTTTTGGCATTAGGGATCCAGCCGGATATTTTGATCTGTCGCGTGAACCAGCCTATGCCTAAGGAAATGAAAGGAAAAATTTCCTCCTTCTGTAACGTAAAGGAAGAAAATGTAATCTCCGCTTCTGATATCAGCACTTCAATTTACGAAATTCCTAAAATGTATAAGGAAGAAAAATTGGACCAAGTAGTTCTAAAAACATTAGGATTAGAACTTGGAAAATCCAATTTTACAGAATGGGAGAAGATCATAAAAAGTCTTCATTCCGCAAAACAAACCGTCCAGATCGCGGTTGTCGGGAAGTATATTTCTCTTCATGATGCCTACCGTTCTGTTTACGAAAGTTTATCTCATGGCGGGATTGCAAACGAAGCAAATGTAGAATTCATCAAAGTTGATCCTGAAAAGTTAGATAAAACAAATGTGAAGGATGTTTTAAGATCCGCACACGGTGTTTTAGTTCCGGGTGGATTCGGAGATAGAGGAATAGAAGGTAAGATAGCAGCAATCCAATATGCAAGAACCAAAGGAATTCCATTCTTCGGAATTTGTTTAGGAATGCAATGTGCGGTAATTGAATACGCTAGAAACGTTCTTGGCCTTAAAGATGCAAACTCCACTGAATTCAGACCTGATTCTCCGGATCCTGTGATCTCTTTGATCGAAGAGCAGATGGACATCGATCAGATGGGTGGAACCATGCGTTTAGGATCTTATCCATGTAAGATCAAGAAAAACACCTTAGCATTCAATGAATACAAACAAGAACTGATCTATGAGAGACATAGACATAGATTCGAGTTTACAAACAAATACAAACAAAGGTTCGAAGAAAAAGGAATGATCCTTTCCGGTATTTCTCCCGATGAAAACCTGATTGAAATCGTAGAAATTCCATATCATCCTTGGTTTATAGGAGTTCAGTTCCATCCTGAATTCACTGGAAAACCTACAAAACCGCATCCATTATTTGCCGGATTCATCCGTGCTGCGGTCAAATTTGCAAGGAAGGCATAA
- the rfaE2 gene encoding D-glycero-beta-D-manno-heptose 1-phosphate adenylyltransferase — protein sequence MKSSFSSCIEKIIPFHEAKNVSEKIRSNQKIVFTNGVFDLVHKGHLTYLSQARDLGDVLWVGINSDSSVKRLKGPERPVNPEEDRALLLSCLSFVDYISVFSEDTPLELISQVAPHIHVKGGDYDLEALPETPLVRKLGGEVKILPFVPGFSSTDLIRRIRQKP from the coding sequence GTGAAGTCTTCTTTCTCTTCCTGTATAGAGAAAATCATTCCTTTCCACGAAGCGAAGAATGTTTCGGAAAAGATTCGCTCCAACCAAAAGATCGTTTTCACTAACGGTGTATTCGATCTAGTCCATAAAGGCCATTTGACTTATCTTTCTCAGGCAAGAGACTTAGGCGATGTTCTTTGGGTGGGGATCAATTCTGATTCTTCCGTAAAAAGACTAAAAGGTCCAGAACGTCCTGTAAATCCGGAAGAAGATCGGGCACTTCTTCTTTCCTGTCTTTCCTTCGTAGACTATATCAGCGTGTTTTCAGAGGACACTCCTTTGGAACTGATATCTCAGGTAGCGCCTCATATTCACGTAAAAGGGGGAGATTATGATCTGGAAGCTCTTCCTGAAACTCCTCTTGTTCGCAAATTGGGCGGAGAAGTGAAAATTCTACCCTTTGTTCCCGGTTTTTCCAGCACAGATCTGATTAGACGTATTCGCCAAAAACCCTAG
- the rfaE1 gene encoding D-glycero-beta-D-manno-heptose-7-phosphate kinase: MYYLDKKRYLEAASKLKTTKIIVIGDLILDEYLIGEVNRISPEAPVPVVWVRNEKTTLGGAGNVVKNLSRLGVQSFVLGRAGNDSAAKTLDDLLSTENTSSSKNTIIRSEKVPTILKTRVIAGHQQVCRIDREETFPLSDAEEKQLLESFSKIIQEADAVVLSDYDKGTLTASLIRKTIDIAVQHKKIVTVDPQVSHFFQYEKATVMTPNHHEAGKALGKKLETNAEVEEAAKKIAENLNSPSMMITRGEKGMSLYISSESKTYHIPTVAKEVFDVTGAGDTVISVYTSFLAAGLGELEAAIVSNAAAGVVVGKLGAETVSLEELLEALEKRGSFQ; the protein is encoded by the coding sequence TTGTACTACTTAGATAAAAAGCGATATTTGGAAGCGGCTTCTAAATTAAAAACCACTAAAATTATAGTCATCGGCGATCTCATCCTAGACGAGTATCTGATCGGAGAAGTGAACCGAATTTCTCCGGAAGCTCCTGTTCCAGTGGTGTGGGTGAGAAACGAAAAAACCACTTTAGGCGGAGCGGGAAATGTAGTAAAAAATCTTTCTCGCTTAGGGGTTCAATCTTTCGTTTTGGGTAGGGCTGGAAACGACTCAGCTGCTAAAACTTTGGATGATCTTCTTTCTACGGAGAATACGAGTTCTTCTAAAAATACAATTATACGTTCCGAAAAAGTTCCAACTATTCTAAAGACTAGAGTGATCGCAGGTCACCAACAAGTTTGTCGTATTGATAGGGAGGAAACATTTCCTCTAAGTGATGCAGAAGAAAAACAATTATTAGAAAGTTTTTCTAAGATCATCCAAGAAGCGGATGCAGTTGTTCTTTCCGATTATGATAAGGGAACTTTGACCGCGAGCCTCATCCGTAAAACGATCGATATAGCAGTCCAACATAAAAAGATCGTAACGGTGGATCCTCAGGTTTCTCATTTTTTCCAATACGAAAAAGCGACTGTAATGACCCCGAATCATCATGAAGCGGGAAAAGCTCTTGGAAAAAAATTAGAAACGAATGCTGAAGTGGAAGAGGCAGCCAAGAAGATTGCAGAAAATCTAAATTCTCCATCGATGATGATCACTCGCGGTGAAAAAGGAATGAGCCTTTATATTTCTTCCGAATCCAAAACCTACCATATCCCTACCGTGGCTAAAGAAGTATTCGATGTGACCGGGGCAGGAGATACTGTTATCTCAGTTTATACTTCTTTTTTAGCAGCTGGTTTAGGCGAATTAGAAGCAGCAATTGTTTCCAATGCTGCAGCAGGAGTAGTGGTCGGAAAACTAGGCGCAGAAACTGTTTCTTTAGAAGAACTTTTAGAAGCTCTGGAGAAAAGAGGAAGTTTTCAGTGA
- a CDS encoding LON peptidase substrate-binding domain-containing protein yields the protein MSRTTIPIFPLPEVILFPGTFLPLHIFEPRYRMMLDYCSESGEEMAIAPIKMEPGNLKSSQPEIETIFGWGTIVRKDPLPDGRSNILLEGKGIAKLESYDTMEPFRIGVIEKLEADSKYIEDKLFVEIFDRILYLTKRILLSEGAKEELILRMNDLWSHPFPVDFISSILNFNFKKKQEILSSTDQIQKAQLLVGIVEEMNLGE from the coding sequence GTGTCAAGAACTACAATTCCGATCTTTCCTCTTCCTGAAGTCATCTTATTTCCAGGCACATTTCTTCCTCTTCATATTTTCGAGCCTAGATATAGGATGATGTTGGATTATTGTTCCGAGTCCGGCGAGGAAATGGCGATCGCACCTATTAAAATGGAGCCAGGCAATTTAAAAAGTTCTCAACCTGAAATTGAAACTATTTTTGGTTGGGGCACGATTGTTCGAAAAGATCCACTTCCCGATGGAAGATCCAATATTCTACTCGAAGGCAAAGGGATCGCAAAACTGGAATCCTATGATACCATGGAACCATTTCGAATTGGAGTGATAGAAAAACTAGAAGCTGATTCCAAATACATTGAAGATAAATTATTCGTAGAGATCTTTGATCGGATCTTATACCTCACCAAACGAATTCTACTTTCAGAAGGAGCTAAGGAAGAATTGATCCTAAGAATGAACGATCTTTGGTCTCATCCATTTCCTGTAGATTTTATTTCTTCGATCCTAAATTTCAATTTTAAGAAGAAGCAAGAGATCCTCTCCAGCACGGACCAGATCCAAAAGGCTCAACTACTTGTTGGGATTGTGGAAGAAATGAACTTAGGCGAATAA
- a CDS encoding C40 family peptidase, with translation MRVRILANLLLLFSFSISADPFEDLLKSDWDKSQSLLIKNSVFQKLGQRAGSKEVLKITKNVIPWAILEGVTPEKTAELIVNLDFAVKEGLTFEEAEDAIPVASKREISKEDFSYIGLYFKETKKAGIREEVRNRFVEAAMEKKWDGFSVLAGGRALIAGKLVDFPENRLASKILNQFPAKGRNIPFAKTENSFKSVLDSKLDGASYILLSNLKKLHEGEKVTAPQKYASARAVETSLEEVGGIVIGDRPRIEPLPDPPLVPNLPEPGEPTEPDKPSKESWETLSSSILQKVAKEWVGTPYKWANAAKTGTDCSGFTFRVLTDGRIGVPEKMVSRASSAQTKMGTGVSHNEMRSGDLIFFSASPNQSKVTHVGMVLNGEEFAHASSTRGVVIDKIRMKWWIDRFVMSRRIFKKVIN, from the coding sequence ATGAGAGTTCGGATCTTAGCTAACCTTCTTCTTTTATTCTCCTTTTCAATATCCGCAGATCCTTTCGAAGACTTGCTTAAAAGCGATTGGGACAAATCACAATCACTTCTGATCAAAAACTCTGTTTTCCAAAAATTAGGACAAAGAGCCGGGAGCAAAGAAGTGCTCAAGATCACTAAAAATGTGATCCCTTGGGCAATCCTAGAAGGAGTTACCCCGGAAAAAACTGCAGAACTCATCGTAAATCTAGACTTCGCAGTCAAGGAAGGACTTACATTTGAAGAAGCGGAAGATGCGATCCCTGTCGCTTCCAAACGAGAAATTTCGAAAGAAGATTTCAGCTATATCGGTCTATATTTTAAAGAAACCAAAAAAGCAGGGATCAGAGAAGAGGTCCGAAATCGTTTTGTAGAAGCCGCCATGGAAAAAAAATGGGACGGGTTTTCTGTACTCGCAGGTGGAAGAGCGCTTATCGCAGGAAAACTCGTGGATTTTCCTGAAAACCGTTTAGCTTCTAAAATTTTGAACCAATTTCCTGCAAAAGGTAGAAATATCCCTTTTGCAAAAACGGAAAATAGTTTTAAATCCGTGCTCGATTCAAAACTGGACGGAGCTTCTTATATTCTTCTTTCTAATTTAAAAAAATTGCATGAAGGCGAGAAAGTTACTGCTCCTCAAAAGTATGCGTCTGCCCGCGCTGTAGAAACTTCTTTGGAAGAAGTAGGTGGGATCGTTATTGGAGACAGACCAAGAATTGAACCTTTGCCTGATCCTCCCTTGGTTCCGAATCTACCTGAACCTGGAGAACCAACTGAACCCGACAAACCGAGTAAAGAAAGTTGGGAAACTTTATCTTCTTCTATCTTGCAAAAAGTTGCGAAAGAATGGGTAGGAACTCCTTATAAATGGGCGAATGCTGCTAAAACCGGAACTGATTGTTCAGGTTTTACTTTTAGAGTTTTGACGGATGGTCGTATAGGTGTTCCTGAAAAAATGGTATCTCGCGCGTCCAGTGCTCAAACCAAAATGGGAACAGGAGTTTCTCATAATGAAATGAGATCTGGAGATCTAATCTTCTTCTCCGCTTCTCCCAACCAATCCAAGGTAACTCATGTGGGAATGGTCTTAAATGGAGAAGAATTCGCTCATGCTTCTTCTACTCGAGGTGTGGTAATCGATAAGATCCGGATGAAATGGTGGATAGATCGTTTTGTGATGTCCAGGCGAATATTTAAGAAAGTTATAAATTAG
- a CDS encoding peptide MFS transporter: protein MEIQSQRQITHPRGLYVLFFVEMWERFSFYGMRALLVLFLTKELLMQDAQAGRIYGFYNGFVYLTPILGGLLADKFLGYKRSIFLGGILMMFGHLSLAFNGLWTFYLGLGLLIAGNGFFKPCISTVVGRIYELEGKPELKDSGFTIFYFGINLGAILGTWACANLAEYKGWHYGFGIAAIGMLIGLIIFGFLGRRVNPEAFLANGNQRSSDPKTEDPKQDRERIFAIMVFSAITITFWASYEQIGSSLSLIIDRYVDRNILGWEVPAANYQSLNPLFVVSLALVVSWIWKKFEESGRHISTVTKFCLGLIILGIGYLLLSLVTFGSSEKFSSIWIILSILLLTIGELFLSPVGLSLVTKLAPVKVASMMMGFWFLANFFAHVLAGELTQFMGGRESLSGFFLIFFFLPTITAIGLFSFRKKLESWMHGVK, encoded by the coding sequence ATGGAAATCCAGAGCCAAAGGCAAATAACTCATCCTAGAGGTTTGTATGTTCTCTTCTTCGTGGAAATGTGGGAGAGGTTTTCTTTTTACGGAATGAGAGCGCTTCTTGTTCTGTTTTTGACCAAAGAACTTTTGATGCAAGACGCCCAAGCGGGTAGAATATACGGGTTTTATAATGGATTCGTGTATCTGACTCCGATACTCGGCGGTCTACTTGCAGACAAATTTTTAGGATACAAACGTTCCATCTTCTTAGGTGGAATTCTAATGATGTTCGGCCATCTTTCCTTGGCATTTAATGGTCTTTGGACTTTTTATTTAGGACTCGGACTTTTAATTGCTGGAAATGGTTTTTTCAAACCTTGCATTTCCACTGTTGTAGGAAGAATTTACGAATTAGAAGGGAAACCTGAACTAAAAGATTCAGGTTTTACAATATTCTATTTTGGGATCAACTTAGGTGCGATCCTCGGAACCTGGGCATGCGCAAATCTTGCTGAATATAAAGGTTGGCATTATGGATTTGGGATCGCAGCAATTGGAATGCTGATCGGTCTTATCATCTTCGGATTTTTAGGAAGAAGAGTGAATCCCGAGGCATTTTTAGCGAATGGAAATCAAAGATCATCGGATCCGAAAACGGAAGATCCAAAACAAGATAGAGAAAGAATTTTTGCGATTATGGTTTTCTCTGCAATTACGATCACATTCTGGGCTTCTTATGAACAAATAGGCTCCTCTTTAAGCCTGATCATTGATAGATATGTGGATCGAAATATTTTAGGTTGGGAAGTCCCTGCTGCAAATTATCAATCTCTAAATCCGCTTTTTGTAGTGAGTTTGGCACTTGTGGTTTCTTGGATCTGGAAGAAATTCGAAGAATCAGGCAGGCATATTTCTACAGTAACTAAGTTTTGCCTTGGACTGATCATTTTGGGAATAGGATATCTTCTTCTTTCCTTAGTAACGTTCGGATCTTCCGAAAAATTTTCCTCTATTTGGATCATTCTTTCCATTTTACTTTTAACGATCGGAGAATTGTTTTTATCTCCAGTTGGTTTGTCTTTAGTTACAAAATTAGCACCTGTAAAAGTTGCCTCGATGATGATGGGATTTTGGTTTTTGGCAAACTTCTTCGCTCATGTTCTCGCCGGAGAATTAACGCAGTTCATGGGAGGAAGGGAGTCCTTGTCTGGGTTTTTCCTAATCTTCTTCTTTTTGCCTACGATCACTGCGATCGGTTTATTTTCTTTCCGTAAAAAACTAGAATCTTGGATGCATGGTGTAAAATGA
- a CDS encoding cob(I)yrinic acid a,c-diamide adenosyltransferase: MKIYTKKGDSGTTSLASGTRVSKSDPRVELYGTADELNSAIGVSISFLTKDSKLKNSLERIQNLLFELGSELAGYKKKDDSSCILEEDISELEKEIDHWQESLLPLKNFILPGGSSSSSFLHVARTLARRLERELVRYKEEGHEIFAENLRFLNRLSDHLFVAARYANFESKIPEPEWKSRAKGK; encoded by the coding sequence ATGAAAATTTATACCAAAAAGGGAGACTCCGGAACCACATCCTTGGCTTCCGGGACAAGGGTCTCCAAATCTGATCCCAGAGTAGAATTATATGGAACCGCAGACGAATTAAACTCTGCGATCGGAGTCTCCATTTCTTTCCTAACAAAAGATTCCAAATTAAAGAACTCGTTAGAAAGGATCCAAAATTTACTTTTTGAATTGGGATCCGAGCTTGCCGGATATAAGAAGAAGGACGATTCTTCCTGTATCCTAGAAGAGGATATCTCCGAATTGGAAAAGGAAATAGATCATTGGCAGGAGTCACTTCTTCCTTTGAAAAATTTTATTCTTCCCGGCGGATCCTCTTCATCTTCTTTTCTGCATGTTGCGAGAACCTTGGCCAGAAGATTAGAAAGAGAACTGGTACGTTATAAAGAAGAAGGTCACGAGATCTTTGCTGAAAATCTGCGATTCTTAAACAGACTTTCTGATCATCTATTCGTAGCAGCAAGATACGCAAATTTTGAATCTAAAATCCCGGAACCAGAATGGAAATCCAGAGCCAAAGGCAAATAA
- a CDS encoding flagellin, producing the protein MIINHNISALRANNVLKTVNNELDKTTEKLSTGMRINRAGDDALGFAVSERMRTQIRGLAQAERNVMDGVSFIQVTEGNLEQVNNILQRLRELSIQTSNGIYSDDDRKLVQLEVDQLIDEVDRLGKTAEFNKIRPLSGAYSKDSKNPIQLHVGPNQNEKLEIFVDAMNAGALQLENNGKKQTLSTPASSNAMIGILDNAIQRVNKQRSDLGAYYNRLEITAEGLQSNYINMVSAESRVRDADMAEHIVDYTKNQILTKSGVAMLAQANMRPEQVVKLLSERFG; encoded by the coding sequence ATGATTATCAATCACAACATCAGTGCTCTTCGTGCGAACAACGTACTGAAGACAGTTAATAACGAGCTAGACAAGACTACAGAAAAGTTATCAACCGGGATGAGGATCAATCGTGCCGGTGATGATGCATTGGGATTTGCAGTTTCCGAAAGGATGCGCACCCAAATTCGCGGTCTTGCCCAAGCTGAAAGAAACGTAATGGATGGAGTTTCCTTTATTCAGGTTACCGAAGGGAATCTGGAACAAGTGAATAATATTCTCCAAAGATTGAGAGAATTATCCATCCAAACTTCCAACGGGATTTACTCGGATGATGATCGTAAACTCGTTCAACTGGAAGTAGACCAACTCATAGACGAAGTGGACAGGCTGGGTAAAACCGCCGAGTTCAATAAGATCCGTCCTTTGAGTGGAGCCTACTCCAAGGATTCTAAAAATCCGATCCAGTTGCATGTAGGACCGAATCAAAACGAGAAGCTGGAAATTTTCGTGGATGCAATGAATGCAGGTGCGCTTCAGCTGGAGAACAACGGGAAAAAGCAGACTTTGTCTACTCCCGCTTCTTCCAATGCGATGATCGGTATTCTTGACAACGCGATCCAAAGGGTGAATAAACAAAGATCCGATCTAGGAGCTTATTATAACCGTTTGGAAATTACAGCAGAAGGCTTGCAGTCAAATTATATCAATATGGTTTCTGCAGAAAGCCGAGTAAGGGACGCGGATATGGCAGAACATATCGTGGACTACACCAAGAATCAGATTTTAACCAAAAGTGGAGTTGCAATGCTTGCGCAAGCAAACATGAGACCTGAACAAGTGGTAAAACTTCTGAGTGAAAGATTCGGATAA